In Scomber japonicus isolate fScoJap1 chromosome 19, fScoJap1.pri, whole genome shotgun sequence, a single genomic region encodes these proteins:
- the ccdc82 gene encoding coiled-coil domain-containing protein 82, with protein sequence MESLYKRKMFASMRKTKVDASKKRQIGLPASILDDSDEGSFSSSSSGSQSDFQSSPEEDSESGATSSDDSRSVTRRKRSFLRRDDTSSSSSSSTGEEDDDEEERSKSKRLVQPKKRSRLQRQDESDSDHAEEKQREEAEKAKRRQRHNKLLALSRRMKARVPSRRRSRLKQDAGDDEDSKEAEDEAGGNKDKDGEKNGNKKEAAGDEEGGREEEEEEDEEEKDDEEKEEAEEEK encoded by the exons ATGGAGAGCTTATACAAAAGGAAGATGTTCGCCTCGATGAGGAAAACCAAAGTGGACGCCTCAAAAAAGCGACAAATTGGCCTTCCCGCTTCTATCCTGGACGACAGTGACGAaggctccttctcctcctcctcctcgggttcccaatccgacttCCAGAGCTCCCCAGAGGAGGACAGCGAGTCTGGAGCCACGTCCAGTGATGACAGCCGGTCTGTGACCCGGAGGAAGCGCTCGTTTCTTAGACGTGATgacacctcctcttcctcctcctccagcaccggggaggaggatgatgatgaggaggagaggagcaagTCGAAGAGGTTAGTACAGCCCAAGAAGCGGAGCAGGCTGCAGCGACAGGACGAGTCTGACTCTGATCATGCAGAGGAGAAGCAGCGGGAGGAGGCGGAGAAGGcgaagaggaggcagagacaCAACAAGCTGCTGGCGCTGTCCCGGAGGATGAAGGCCCGGGTCCCAAGTCGTAGGAGGAGCCGCCTCAAGCAG gATGCGGGCGATGATGAAGATTCCAAAGAAGCTGAGGATGAGGCAGGCggaaataaagataaagacgGAGAGAAAAACGGCAACAAGAAAGAGGCGGCAGGAGATGaggaaggaggcagagaggaggaggaggaggaggatgaggaggagaaagacgatgaggagaaggaggaagcagaggaggagaaatag